Proteins from a genomic interval of Sphingopyxis sp. QXT-31:
- a CDS encoding GNAT family N-acetyltransferase: protein MSVTVAPVTGAGLAEVIPALAALRITVFRAFPYLYDGNAAYEADYLADFAAAAGAVIVVARDGETIVGAATAAPLVTQDEAWQAPLAAAGFDIARCFYFGESVLLPRYRGQGMGHAFFDHREAQARALGASHVAFCSVIRAGNHPARPADHRPLDAFWRGRGYAPLAGVTARFDWKTIGGEGEERHELQYWTRAL, encoded by the coding sequence ATGAGTGTCACCGTCGCGCCCGTGACGGGCGCGGGGCTGGCCGAGGTCATTCCCGCGCTCGCCGCATTGCGCATTACGGTTTTCCGCGCCTTCCCCTATCTCTACGACGGCAACGCCGCCTATGAGGCCGATTATCTCGCCGATTTCGCCGCGGCCGCGGGTGCGGTGATCGTCGTCGCGCGCGACGGCGAGACGATCGTCGGCGCCGCTACCGCCGCGCCGCTCGTCACGCAGGACGAGGCTTGGCAAGCGCCGCTCGCCGCCGCCGGTTTCGACATCGCGCGTTGCTTCTATTTCGGCGAATCGGTGCTGCTGCCCAGATATCGCGGTCAGGGCATGGGCCACGCCTTCTTCGACCACCGCGAAGCCCAGGCGCGCGCGCTCGGCGCATCGCACGTCGCCTTCTGCAGCGTCATCCGCGCGGGCAATCACCCTGCCCGCCCAGCGGACCACCGCCCCCTCGACGCCTTCTGGCGCGGGCGCGGCTATGCGCCGCTGGCGGGTGTCACGGCGCGGTTCGACTGGAAGACGATCGGCGGGGAAGGCGAAGAGCGACACGAGCTGCAATATTGGACGCGGGCGCTTTAG
- a CDS encoding ketosteroid isomerase-related protein yields the protein MTTRDIVTAYYAAFNAGDTDAMLALVAEDVRHDVNQGAPRHGKALFAEFNTHMTRCYRERLTDMVVFAEGDRAAAEFTVNGTYLATDDGQPEASGQTYVLPAGAFLSVNDAGLIDRITTYYNLADWLKQVGA from the coding sequence ATGACCACCCGCGACATCGTCACCGCCTATTACGCCGCCTTCAACGCCGGCGACACCGACGCAATGCTCGCGCTCGTCGCTGAGGATGTGCGCCACGACGTCAACCAGGGCGCACCGCGCCACGGCAAGGCGCTTTTCGCTGAGTTCAACACGCACATGACGCGCTGCTACCGCGAGCGGCTCACCGACATGGTGGTCTTCGCCGAGGGCGACCGCGCCGCCGCCGAATTCACCGTCAATGGCACTTATCTCGCGACCGACGACGGCCAGCCCGAAGCGAGCGGCCAGACCTATGTGCTTCCCGCGGGCGCCTTCCTGTCCGTCAACGACGCCGGGCTGATCGACCGCATCACTACTTATTACAACCTCGCCGACTGGTTGAAACAGGTCGGCGCATGA
- the rlmB gene encoding 23S rRNA (guanosine(2251)-2'-O)-methyltransferase RlmB: protein MRQFSRHRRPAGQSSKGQPIRFWGRHAVLAALANPERTVKRIWGTREALGQLDLPPVVPINYADVTDLARLVARDAPHQGLVIEVDPLESIYLGDLLQEEVDADSRRPLIILDQVTDPHNIGAVLRSAAAFDAAAIVTQDRHSPPESGVIARSASGALETVPWVRVVNLSRALEEIAEAQYWRIGLMGDTDTVLGSVLDGNKVALVLGSEGDGMRHNVMEHCDVLAKLPISPRMESLNISNAAAIALYAVATATP, encoded by the coding sequence ATGAGACAATTTTCGCGCCATCGCCGCCCCGCCGGCCAGTCGTCCAAGGGCCAGCCCATCCGTTTCTGGGGCCGCCACGCCGTGCTCGCCGCGCTCGCCAATCCCGAACGCACCGTCAAGCGCATCTGGGGCACGCGCGAGGCGCTGGGCCAGCTCGACCTGCCGCCGGTGGTTCCGATCAACTATGCCGACGTCACCGACCTCGCGCGCCTCGTCGCGCGCGACGCGCCGCACCAGGGGTTGGTGATCGAAGTCGACCCGCTCGAAAGCATCTATCTCGGCGACCTGCTGCAGGAAGAGGTCGACGCCGACAGCCGGCGTCCGCTGATTATCCTCGACCAGGTCACCGACCCGCATAATATCGGCGCGGTGCTGCGTTCTGCTGCGGCCTTCGATGCCGCCGCGATCGTCACGCAGGACCGCCACAGCCCGCCCGAAAGCGGCGTCATCGCGCGCTCGGCGTCGGGCGCGCTCGAAACCGTGCCATGGGTGCGCGTCGTCAACCTGTCGCGCGCGCTGGAAGAGATCGCCGAGGCGCAATATTGGCGCATAGGGCTGATGGGCGACACCGACACGGTGCTCGGCTCGGTGCTCGACGGCAACAAGGTCGCGCTGGTGCTGGGCTCCGAGGGGGACGGCATGCGCCACAATGTCATGGAACATTGCGACGTGCTGGCAAAACTGCCGATCTCGCCGCGCATGGAAAGCCTGAACATTTCCAACGCCGCGGCGATCGCGCTCTATGCGGTCGCGACGGCTACACCCTAA
- a CDS encoding tyrosine-type recombinase/integrase gives MGKLTAVAVKAALANPGTYQDGDGLFLKVDKRGGASWTLRLQRDGKRQDIGLGSAKLFTLAQVREKAGELRKAVKVDRRDILAERKDEASAKVTFREAARQYHAENEAGWKSEIYARQWLSSLENYAFPKLGDEQTGAIVAADIINVLTPIWQEIPETARQVRNRICTVLDYAHAKGWRSREAPSGNSSLKAGRGLPRQLKKTENRKAMPYAALPGFITALQRKPSYSRLALELLILTGARSQEVRLATWDELDIEARLWTVPADHMKRGKSHIVPLSDAALEVIAKAHAFRLPDTDVIFPGASGKNMSDMTLLKVLRDMAEPFHVHGFRSTFTDWAANEGFPDAVVEAALAHKTPDAVQAAYRRTTYLGTEDKPGARVNLMGAWGHYCLGREAVTKAGEGTDVGETSKS, from the coding sequence ATGGGCAAACTCACGGCGGTTGCAGTCAAGGCCGCTCTCGCGAATCCGGGCACGTACCAGGATGGTGACGGCTTGTTTTTGAAGGTCGACAAGCGGGGAGGGGCGTCCTGGACCCTTCGCCTGCAGCGCGACGGCAAGCGTCAGGACATCGGGCTGGGCAGTGCGAAGTTGTTCACTTTGGCGCAGGTCCGCGAGAAGGCCGGCGAGCTTCGCAAGGCGGTCAAGGTCGACCGGCGCGACATATTGGCTGAGCGGAAGGACGAGGCGTCTGCTAAGGTGACGTTTCGCGAGGCGGCGAGGCAATATCACGCCGAGAACGAGGCGGGATGGAAGAGCGAGATCTACGCCCGCCAATGGCTTTCCAGCCTTGAGAATTACGCCTTCCCGAAACTGGGCGACGAGCAGACCGGTGCGATTGTCGCCGCTGACATCATAAACGTGCTCACGCCGATTTGGCAGGAGATACCGGAGACCGCCCGTCAGGTGCGCAACCGGATCTGCACCGTGCTGGATTATGCGCATGCAAAGGGCTGGCGTTCACGCGAGGCTCCCTCAGGTAATAGCAGCCTGAAAGCGGGGCGTGGCTTGCCGCGGCAACTCAAGAAAACCGAGAATCGCAAGGCGATGCCATATGCGGCTTTGCCCGGTTTCATCACTGCACTGCAGCGCAAGCCATCCTACAGCAGGCTTGCGCTGGAACTACTCATCCTGACCGGTGCGCGCAGCCAGGAGGTGCGTCTGGCGACTTGGGACGAACTCGACATCGAAGCGCGGCTATGGACTGTGCCCGCCGATCATATGAAGCGTGGCAAGTCGCATATCGTGCCGCTGTCCGATGCCGCGCTGGAAGTGATTGCAAAAGCGCATGCTTTCAGGCTCCCGGACACAGACGTGATTTTCCCCGGTGCGAGTGGGAAGAATATGTCCGATATGACGCTGCTCAAAGTCCTTCGTGACATGGCTGAGCCTTTTCATGTCCACGGCTTCCGGTCGACATTCACCGATTGGGCGGCGAACGAGGGTTTTCCTGACGCTGTCGTGGAAGCCGCTCTAGCGCACAAGACGCCCGATGCAGTGCAGGCCGCTTATCGCAGAACAACATATCTCGGCACGGAGGATAAGCCCGGCGCACGCGTCAATCTCATGGGCGCCTGGGGGCATTATTGTCTCGGAAGGGAAGCGGTTACGAAAGCCGGAGAAGGTACGGACGTTGGTGAAACCTCAAAGTCATAG
- a CDS encoding amidohydrolase codes for MRRPTALAALLLALATPAAAQETTLYHGGTIVTMDGNTPQTVEAVVTEGERIAFAGSEKEARKVAGGKAAVHDLKGATMLPGFIDAHSHFTVATQMAGGLDLRAAAAPPADIPDLQAAIRTHIAAGAMPLGQWAIVWQYDQEALAEKRHITRAELDAVAADRPILLLHVSLHGVVANSAALAAAGIDEATPVPPGGIMPRDEAGKLNGVLLEKAMFLMLAKMPQPTAEQKLAALDAAQIAYFAEGYTHAQDGATLAPDIAFLTSDAARKRLKIDLALLPFSTGLDALLAQPGLKFGTYTDHVKLQGIKFVLDGSVQARTGYFTRDYARGSPEGTHPWHGQPVLSEADFIAQAKKVHDSGWQLFVHANGDAAIDMAIRGFDALGIKAADDRRPVVIHSQFQRRDQLPAYARIGVGPAYFSNHAWYWADVHRTNFPAEVVDFISPLRSARAAGLIPSNHSDFSVTPLDTRFMLWTSMARVSPTGVVSGAGERLNAYEALQALTTGPAWQAFEEDRKGRIKPGLLADFVILDKNPLTTPVEQIRNIRVVATIKEAKMVWQAPLR; via the coding sequence ATGAGAAGACCGACCGCGCTCGCCGCGCTGCTGCTAGCGCTCGCCACGCCAGCCGCGGCGCAGGAAACCACACTCTATCATGGCGGGACGATCGTCACGATGGACGGCAACACGCCGCAGACGGTCGAGGCGGTCGTGACCGAGGGAGAGCGCATCGCCTTCGCCGGCAGCGAGAAGGAAGCGCGCAAAGTCGCGGGCGGCAAGGCAGCCGTCCACGACCTTAAGGGCGCGACGATGCTTCCCGGCTTCATCGACGCCCATTCGCATTTCACCGTCGCGACGCAGATGGCAGGCGGGCTGGACCTGCGCGCCGCCGCAGCACCGCCCGCCGACATCCCCGATCTGCAGGCCGCGATCCGCACCCATATCGCCGCCGGGGCGATGCCGCTAGGCCAGTGGGCGATCGTGTGGCAATATGACCAGGAAGCGCTCGCCGAGAAGCGCCACATCACGCGCGCCGAACTCGACGCGGTCGCGGCGGACCGGCCGATCCTGCTGCTGCACGTCTCGCTCCACGGCGTGGTCGCGAACAGCGCCGCGCTCGCCGCGGCGGGGATCGACGAAGCGACGCCGGTTCCGCCCGGCGGCATCATGCCGCGCGACGAAGCGGGAAAACTCAACGGCGTGCTGCTCGAAAAGGCGATGTTCCTGATGCTCGCCAAGATGCCGCAGCCGACCGCGGAGCAGAAGCTCGCCGCGCTCGACGCCGCGCAAATCGCCTATTTCGCCGAGGGCTATACGCACGCGCAGGACGGCGCGACGTTGGCGCCCGATATCGCCTTCCTGACGAGCGACGCCGCACGCAAGCGGCTCAAGATCGACCTCGCGCTACTGCCCTTCTCGACCGGCCTCGACGCGCTGCTCGCGCAGCCTGGTCTCAAATTCGGAACCTACACCGACCATGTAAAGCTTCAGGGCATCAAATTCGTCCTCGACGGATCGGTGCAGGCGCGCACCGGCTATTTCACCCGCGACTACGCACGCGGCAGCCCCGAGGGGACGCATCCCTGGCACGGCCAGCCCGTGCTGTCGGAGGCCGATTTCATCGCGCAGGCAAAGAAGGTCCACGATAGCGGCTGGCAGCTCTTCGTCCACGCCAATGGCGACGCCGCGATCGACATGGCGATCCGGGGCTTCGACGCGCTCGGCATCAAGGCGGCCGACGACCGCCGCCCGGTCGTCATCCACTCGCAGTTCCAGCGCCGCGACCAGCTTCCCGCCTACGCCCGCATCGGCGTGGGCCCCGCCTATTTCTCGAACCACGCCTGGTATTGGGCCGACGTCCACCGCACCAATTTCCCGGCCGAGGTCGTCGATTTCATCAGCCCATTGCGCTCGGCGCGCGCCGCGGGGCTGATACCCTCCAACCACAGCGATTTCAGCGTCACTCCGCTCGACACGCGCTTCATGCTCTGGACCTCGATGGCGCGCGTTTCGCCCACCGGCGTGGTCAGCGGTGCGGGCGAGAGGCTGAACGCCTATGAAGCGTTACAGGCGCTCACCACCGGCCCGGCGTGGCAAGCGTTCGAGGAGGATCGCAAGGGCCGGATCAAGCCCGGCCTGCTCGCCGATTTCGTCATCCTCGACAAGAACCCGCTGACGACGCCTGTCGAGCAGATCAGGAACATCCGCGTCGTTGCGACGATCAAGGAAGCGAAGATGGTGTGGCAGGCACCGCTACGCTAG
- a CDS encoding amidohydrolase family protein — MRPALRALLSLWLVLAGAGAARAETIVFTDVNVVPMDRERVIPRTTVIVTDGVISSIGIKAKLPAGTPVIDGKGAWLLPGLADMHNHVTSRDDLALLLANGVTTMLNMGEATNAFAGRTRIAVNKGEVPGPHIFTGFVVDGDPQYGHFVVRTPEEARATVRLAKANGYSFIKVYNNLSAEAFAALAAEAKAQGIGVVGHNVKAVGLAKQLAAGQAMVAHVEEFFYGFFPEPPEGDQQAPPDDARIAEAIALLKAHGAFVTSDLFTYRTIAAQFGKPDVVQAYLAAPEARYLAPGDRIDWARSGYQKKAIDLSRRVAFEARFVKAMADAGVPLITGGDAPSIPGLVPGWALHGEIDAMLEAGLPPWQALSAATRTPGEFIAKTVPEAPKFGMVAPGYRADLLLVADNPLAKPATLRTPLGVMANGRWHDAPALRGMLEAVAAVRQVP; from the coding sequence ATGCGGCCCGCGCTCCGCGCGTTGCTGAGCCTGTGGCTGGTGCTGGCGGGCGCCGGGGCGGCGCGCGCCGAGACGATTGTGTTCACCGACGTCAACGTCGTGCCGATGGACCGTGAGCGCGTGATCCCGCGCACGACGGTGATCGTCACCGACGGCGTCATTTCGAGCATCGGGATCAAGGCGAAGCTGCCCGCGGGAACCCCCGTCATCGACGGCAAGGGCGCCTGGCTGCTGCCTGGGCTTGCCGACATGCACAATCATGTGACGTCGCGCGACGATCTAGCGCTGCTGCTCGCCAATGGCGTGACGACGATGCTCAACATGGGCGAGGCGACCAACGCCTTTGCCGGTCGGACGCGGATTGCGGTGAACAAGGGCGAGGTGCCGGGGCCCCATATCTTTACCGGCTTCGTCGTCGACGGCGACCCGCAATATGGGCATTTCGTCGTGCGCACGCCCGAGGAAGCGCGCGCGACCGTACGGCTGGCCAAGGCCAACGGCTACAGCTTCATCAAAGTCTATAACAACCTCTCGGCCGAGGCCTTTGCTGCGCTAGCCGCCGAGGCGAAAGCACAAGGGATCGGCGTCGTCGGGCATAATGTGAAGGCCGTCGGCCTCGCGAAGCAGCTCGCCGCGGGGCAGGCGATGGTCGCGCATGTCGAGGAATTCTTCTACGGCTTCTTCCCCGAACCGCCCGAGGGCGATCAGCAGGCGCCCCCCGACGACGCGCGGATCGCCGAGGCAATCGCGCTGCTGAAGGCGCATGGCGCGTTCGTGACCTCGGACCTGTTCACCTATCGCACCATCGCGGCGCAGTTCGGCAAGCCCGACGTCGTGCAGGCCTATCTCGCCGCGCCCGAGGCACGCTATCTGGCACCGGGCGACCGGATCGACTGGGCGCGCTCGGGCTATCAGAAGAAGGCGATCGACCTGTCGCGGCGCGTGGCGTTCGAGGCGCGTTTCGTGAAGGCGATGGCCGATGCCGGGGTGCCGCTGATCACCGGCGGCGACGCGCCGTCGATCCCGGGGCTGGTGCCTGGCTGGGCGCTGCATGGCGAGATCGACGCGATGCTTGAGGCAGGGCTGCCACCGTGGCAGGCGCTGTCCGCGGCGACGCGCACGCCGGGGGAGTTCATCGCGAAGACCGTTCCGGAAGCGCCGAAGTTCGGCATGGTCGCGCCGGGCTATCGCGCGGACCTGTTGCTCGTCGCCGACAATCCGCTCGCGAAACCCGCGACTCTGCGCACGCCGCTGGGCGTGATGGCGAACGGGCGCTGGCACGATGCCCCGGCGCTGCGGGGGATGCTGGAAGCCGTCGCTGCCGTGCGCCAAGTCCCCTGA
- the tig gene encoding trigger factor gives MKTVETLNEGLKREYRVTITAKDIDARVDDEVKSIAPTVRMPGFRPGKVPPNLIRKMHGAALSADALNKAIEAGVRDLIAKEKLRPALQPAVTLGEDYEAGKDAEVTVALEVLPDIEAPSIEGLKLERLTVPADDKAVMAKIEEFAAQMKRFEEAPKTKKAAQGDQVIIDFAGSVDGVAFDGGTGEDMAVEIGSGQLIPGFEDQLVGVKTGDEKVLKVTFPEDYPVENLKGQPADFAVTVKEVKVPAAASIDDEFAKSLGLESLDKLKEIMKDQVEQELNGLTRTHMKRKLLDQLAAAHDFDVPPTMVEAEFGQIWQQLEHEASHEEDVEAAKAELEKDRDEYRSIAVRRVRLGLLLSEIGQAHGVQVSQQEMQRLVAQAAQQYRPEDRQRFMEYVQQDPLAAAQLRAPLYEDKVVDFLFDKAEISDRETTREELEAAIEADDDGGHVHGPGCGHDHDHDHKPAKKAAAKKPAAKKDAVKEEAKAEEAPAKKAPAKKAAAPKAEAEEKPAAAKKAPAKKAAAKK, from the coding sequence ATGAAGACCGTCGAAACGCTGAACGAAGGCCTGAAGCGCGAATATCGCGTCACCATCACCGCCAAGGATATCGATGCCCGCGTCGATGACGAGGTGAAGAGCATCGCGCCGACCGTGCGCATGCCCGGCTTTCGCCCCGGCAAGGTGCCGCCGAACCTGATCCGCAAGATGCACGGCGCCGCGCTGTCGGCCGACGCGCTGAACAAGGCGATCGAGGCGGGCGTCCGCGACCTGATCGCCAAGGAAAAGCTGCGCCCCGCGCTGCAGCCCGCCGTCACGCTCGGCGAAGATTATGAAGCCGGCAAGGATGCCGAAGTCACCGTCGCATTGGAAGTGCTGCCCGACATCGAGGCGCCGTCGATCGAAGGCCTGAAGCTCGAGCGCCTGACCGTTCCCGCCGACGACAAGGCGGTGATGGCCAAGATCGAGGAATTCGCCGCGCAGATGAAGCGCTTCGAGGAAGCGCCGAAGACCAAAAAGGCCGCCCAGGGCGACCAGGTCATCATCGACTTCGCCGGCAGCGTCGACGGCGTCGCCTTCGACGGCGGCACCGGCGAGGACATGGCGGTCGAAATCGGTTCGGGCCAGCTGATCCCCGGCTTCGAAGACCAGCTGGTCGGCGTCAAGACCGGCGACGAAAAGGTGCTGAAAGTCACCTTCCCCGAGGATTATCCGGTCGAAAACCTCAAGGGCCAGCCCGCCGACTTCGCCGTCACGGTGAAGGAAGTGAAGGTCCCGGCCGCGGCGTCGATCGACGACGAATTCGCCAAATCGCTGGGTCTTGAGAGCCTCGACAAGCTCAAGGAAATCATGAAGGACCAGGTCGAGCAGGAACTGAACGGCCTGACCCGCACCCATATGAAGCGCAAGCTGCTCGACCAGCTCGCTGCTGCCCATGATTTCGACGTGCCGCCGACGATGGTCGAGGCCGAGTTCGGCCAGATCTGGCAGCAGCTCGAGCATGAAGCGAGCCACGAGGAAGACGTCGAGGCGGCGAAGGCCGAGCTCGAAAAGGACCGCGACGAATATCGTTCGATCGCCGTCCGCCGCGTCCGCCTGGGTCTGCTCCTCTCGGAAATCGGCCAGGCGCACGGCGTCCAGGTTTCACAGCAGGAAATGCAGCGCCTGGTCGCGCAGGCCGCGCAGCAGTATCGCCCCGAAGACCGCCAGCGCTTCATGGAATATGTGCAGCAGGACCCGCTCGCCGCGGCCCAGCTCCGCGCGCCGCTCTATGAGGACAAGGTCGTCGATTTCCTGTTCGACAAGGCCGAGATCAGCGACCGCGAAACCACCCGCGAGGAGCTGGAAGCCGCGATCGAGGCCGATGACGACGGCGGTCACGTCCATGGCCCGGGCTGCGGCCACGACCATGACCACGACCACAAGCCCGCCAAAAAGGCTGCCGCGAAGAAGCCGGCCGCCAAGAAGGACGCGGTGAAGGAAGAGGCCAAGGCCGAGGAAGCTCCGGCCAAGAAGGCGCCGGCGAAAAAGGCTGCGGCTCCCAAGGCCGAAGCCGAGGAAAAGCCGGCTGCTGCCAAGAAGGCTCCGGCCAAGAAGGCCGCTGCGAAGAAATAA
- a CDS encoding DNA-3-methyladenine glycosylase family protein: MGLGQEQLNAGIDALARIEPGFARALGHVGYPEPRIREPGYATLLRTIVGQQVSVAAATSIWNKLEAGFGAGCPAEVMAAAEFDALRACGLSAQKQGYAKSLAQLVIDGDLAFDALPADDEEAIALLTKVKGIGRWSAEIYLLFAEGRPDVWPAGDLAVQEAVGRIMQLDARPSEKAIRELAEAWRPHRGAAAIFSWHCYNMDVI; this comes from the coding sequence ATGGGTCTGGGCCAGGAGCAGTTGAACGCCGGGATCGACGCGCTCGCGCGGATCGAGCCGGGCTTCGCGCGCGCGCTCGGCCACGTCGGTTATCCCGAGCCGCGCATCCGCGAGCCCGGCTATGCGACTTTGCTCCGCACCATCGTCGGCCAGCAGGTCAGCGTCGCCGCCGCGACCTCGATCTGGAACAAGCTTGAAGCGGGATTCGGCGCGGGCTGCCCCGCCGAGGTGATGGCGGCGGCCGAGTTCGACGCGCTGCGCGCCTGCGGCCTGTCGGCGCAGAAGCAGGGCTATGCCAAGAGCCTCGCGCAATTGGTGATCGATGGCGACCTCGCCTTCGACGCGCTGCCCGCCGACGACGAGGAGGCGATCGCGCTGCTGACCAAGGTCAAGGGCATCGGGCGCTGGTCGGCCGAAATCTATCTGCTCTTCGCGGAAGGCCGCCCCGACGTCTGGCCCGCGGGCGACCTAGCCGTACAGGAAGCGGTCGGGCGTATCATGCAACTCGACGCGCGCCCCAGCGAGAAAGCGATCCGCGAACTCGCCGAAGCCTGGCGCCCCCACCGCGGCGCCGCGGCGATCTTCAGCTGGCATTGCTATAATATGGACGTGATTTAG
- the gatB gene encoding Asp-tRNA(Asn)/Glu-tRNA(Gln) amidotransferase subunit GatB, with protein sequence MTESTYRIKGETGEWEVVIGLEVHAQVTSNAKLFSGAATAFGAEPNTQVSLVDAAMPGMLPVPNRECIRQAVRTGMAIDAQINKWSRFDRKNYFYADLPQGYQISQLYHPLVGEGSLTIEADEKAGLPEAKVIGIERIHVEQDAGKLMHDQHPTMSYVDLNRSGVALMEIVSRPDMRSPAEAGAYVRKLRSILRYVGSCDGNMEEGSMRADVNVSVRKPGDEFGTRTETKNVNSVRFVMAVIEGEAKRQVELIESGGTVVQETRLYDPDRNETRSMRSKEDAHDYRYFPDPDLLPLELDDAFLAECRESLPELPDAKRARYLGEGISAYNADVLTAEVEAARWFDTLLDAGAKPVAAANWVTSELFGALNRLGRDISDSPVSPAQAAELLGLVADGTISGTIAKQVFEKMLESGDGAAVIVERDGLKQTSDTGAIEAEIAKILAANADKVEQYKGGKEALFGFFVGQTMKAMQGKANPQVVNELLKKALG encoded by the coding sequence GTGACGGAATCGACATATCGCATCAAGGGCGAAACTGGCGAGTGGGAGGTCGTGATCGGCCTTGAGGTCCATGCGCAGGTCACCTCCAACGCCAAGCTGTTCTCGGGCGCCGCGACGGCGTTTGGCGCGGAGCCGAACACGCAGGTGAGCCTTGTGGACGCGGCCATGCCGGGCATGCTGCCGGTGCCGAACCGCGAGTGCATCCGCCAGGCGGTGCGTACGGGCATGGCGATCGACGCGCAGATCAACAAATGGTCGCGGTTCGACCGCAAGAATTATTTCTACGCCGACCTGCCGCAGGGTTACCAGATTTCGCAGCTTTATCATCCGCTTGTCGGTGAAGGTTCGCTGACGATCGAGGCCGATGAAAAGGCCGGTCTGCCCGAGGCAAAGGTGATCGGAATCGAGCGCATCCATGTCGAGCAGGACGCCGGCAAGCTGATGCACGACCAGCATCCGACGATGTCCTATGTCGACCTCAACCGCTCGGGTGTCGCGTTGATGGAGATCGTGTCGCGCCCCGACATGCGTTCGCCCGCCGAGGCCGGCGCCTATGTGCGCAAGCTGCGCTCGATCCTGCGCTATGTTGGCTCGTGCGACGGCAATATGGAAGAGGGCTCGATGCGCGCCGACGTGAACGTGTCGGTCCGCAAGCCCGGCGACGAATTCGGCACGCGCACCGAGACGAAGAATGTCAATTCGGTGCGCTTCGTAATGGCGGTGATCGAGGGCGAGGCGAAGCGTCAGGTCGAACTGATCGAGAGCGGCGGCACGGTGGTGCAGGAAACGCGGCTGTACGATCCCGACCGCAACGAGACGCGCTCGATGCGATCGAAGGAAGATGCGCATGATTACCGCTATTTCCCCGATCCCGATCTGCTGCCGCTCGAACTCGACGATGCGTTTCTCGCCGAGTGCCGCGAAAGCCTGCCCGAACTGCCCGACGCCAAGCGCGCGCGCTATCTCGGCGAGGGCATCAGCGCCTATAACGCCGATGTGCTGACCGCTGAGGTCGAGGCGGCGCGCTGGTTCGATACGCTGCTCGATGCGGGCGCGAAGCCGGTTGCCGCGGCGAACTGGGTGACGAGCGAGCTGTTCGGCGCGCTCAACCGGCTGGGCCGCGACATTTCGGATTCGCCCGTCAGCCCGGCGCAGGCCGCCGAATTGCTCGGCCTCGTCGCCGACGGCACGATTTCGGGCACCATTGCGAAACAGGTGTTCGAGAAGATGCTCGAAAGCGGCGACGGCGCCGCGGTTATCGTCGAACGCGACGGCCTCAAGCAGACGAGCGATACCGGCGCGATCGAAGCCGAGATCGCCAAGATCCTGGCCGCCAATGCCGACAAGGTCGAACAGTATAAGGGCGGCAAGGAAGCGCTGTTCGGCTTCTTCGTCGGGCAGACGATGAAGGCGATGCAGGGCAAGGCGAACCCGCAGGTCGTCAATGAATTGCTCAAGAAGGCGCTCGGATGA
- a CDS encoding 2Fe-2S iron-sulfur cluster-binding protein: MAKLIVVTRDGTEHEIEGDTSLTVMENIRDAGFDELLALCGGCCSCATCHVHVEAGATDQLPAMSEDENDLLDSTTDRDENSRLSCQLPFSEALDGLKVRIAAED, encoded by the coding sequence ATGGCCAAGCTGATTGTCGTGACGCGCGACGGAACCGAGCATGAGATCGAAGGCGACACGAGCCTGACCGTGATGGAAAATATCCGCGACGCGGGTTTCGACGAACTGCTCGCGCTGTGCGGCGGCTGCTGCTCGTGCGCGACGTGCCACGTCCATGTCGAGGCCGGCGCGACCGACCAGCTGCCCGCGATGAGCGAAGACGAGAACGACCTGCTCGATTCGACCACCGACCGCGACGAAAATTCGCGCCTGTCGTGCCAGCTGCCGTTCAGCGAAGCGCTCGACGGACTGAAGGTGCGCATCGCCGCGGAAGACTGA